The Oryzias melastigma strain HK-1 linkage group LG6, ASM292280v2, whole genome shotgun sequence genome includes a window with the following:
- the LOC112152313 gene encoding potassium voltage-gated channel subfamily A member 1 — MTVVAGDNMDDTSAVPGHPQDTYPPDHNDHECCERVVINIAGLRFETQLKTLSQFPETLLGNPKKRMRYFDPLRNEYFFDRNRPSFDAILYYYQSGGRLRRPVNVPLDMFSEEIKFYELGVDAMERFREDEGFIREEERPLPEKEFQRQIWLLFEHPESSNTARGIAIVSVMVILISIVIFCLETLPQLKVDSSVRFHTVGNSTFYYKPNIFTDPFFVIETLCIIWFSFELIVRFLACPSKPAFFKNMMNMIDIVAIIPYFITLGTELAEDPNNEAVGEQATSLAILRVIRLVRVFRIFKLSRHSKGLQILGQTLKASMRELGLLIFFLFIGVILFSSAVYFAEVEDGASFGSIPDAFWWAVVSMTTVGYGDMVPVTIGGKIVGSLCAIAGVLTIALPVPVIVSNFNYFYHRETEGEEQAQLLNVSTPNIPSETDSSRRSSSVVSKSEYMEIDGDINNSIDNFREANLRTGNCTIATQNCVNKSKLLTDV; from the coding sequence ATGACCGTAGTAGCGGGGGATAACATGGATGACACCTCAGCCGTCCCGGGCCACCCTCAGGACACCTACCCCCCAGATCACAATGACCACGAGTGCTGCGAGAGAGTGGTCATCAACATTGCTGGCCTCCGGTTTGAGACTCAGCTAAAAACTCTCTCCCAGTTCCCAGAGACATTGTTGGGTAACCCCAAAAAGAGAATGCGGTACTTTGACCCCCTGAGGAATGAGTACTTCTTCGACAGAAACCGCCCCAGCTTTGATGCCATCCTGTACTACTACCAGTCAGGCGGGCGTCTGCGGAGGCCAGTGAATGTACCCCTGGACATGTTCTCAGAAGAGATCAAATTTTACGAGCTGGGAGTGGATGCGATGGAGAGGTTCCGAGAGGACGAGGGTTTCATCCGAGAGGAGGAGCGGCCTTTACCTGAGAAGGAGTTCCAGCGACAGATCTGGCTCCTCTTTGAGCACCCCGAAAGCTCAAACACAGCCAGAGGGATTGCCATTGTGTCTGTGATGGTCATCCTGATATCTatagtcattttttgtttggagACTTTGCCACAGCTGAAGGTTGACTCCTCGGTTCGTTTCCATACGGTGGGGAACTCTACTTTTTATTACAAACCAAACATCTTCACTGATCCCTTCTTCGTCATCGAGACTCTCTGCATTATTTGGTTTTCGTTTGAGTTGATAGTCCGCTTTCTGGCATGCCCGAGCAAACCAGCCTTCTTCAAAAACATGATGAACATGATTGACATTGTGGCTATCATCCCTTATTTCATCACACTGGGAACCGAGCTGGCTGAAGACCCGAACAACGAGGCGGTGGGGGAGCAAGCGACATCTCTGGCCATCCTCAGGGTTATCCGTCTGGTCAGGGTGTTTCGGATCTTCAAGCTGTCTCGACACTCCAAAGGACTTCAGATTCTGGGCCAGACCCTTAAGGCCAGCATGCGAGAGCTGGGATTGCTGATCTTCTTCCTGTTCATTGGAGTCATCTTGTTCTCCAGCGCCGTCTACTTTGCTGAGGTGGAAGACGGAGCGTCCTTTGGCAGCATTCCGGATGCCTTCTGGTGGGCTGTTGTATCCATGACAACTGTGGGCTATGGGGATATGGTACCGGTCACTATAGGGGGCAAGATTGTAGGATCTCTGTGCGCCATTGCTGGAGTGTTGACAATTGCACTTCCAGTGCCTGTAATTGTGTCCAATTTCAACTACTTCTACCACAGGGAGACCGAGGGGGAGGAGCAAGCACAGCTGCTCAACGTTAGCACTCCCAACATCCCCTCCGAAACCGACTCCAGCCGCCGTAGCTCCTCTGTCGTCAGCAAGTCAGAGTACATGGAGATCGATGGAGACATCAACAATAGCATCGACAACTTTAGGGAGGCAAACCTTAGAACTGGAAATTGCACTATAGCCACTCAGAACTGTGTAAATAAAAGCAAGCTGCTAACAGATGTTTAG
- the LOC112152679 gene encoding shaker-related potassium channel tsha2, whose translation MTVVSEHDHEETVAVTPLLQDAADLEPADQECSERLVINISGLRFETQLKTLSRFPTTLLGDPRKRIRFYDALRNEYFFDRNRPSFDAILYYYQSGGRLRRPVSVPVDIFLEEIKFYELDEEVIELFKDDEGLPREEERPLPSNEFQRQVWLLFEYPESSGPARMIAIVSVMVILISIVIFCLETLPEFKDVPPEPDNHANGSAHGKEPSPFTDPFFMVETLCIVWFSFEFMMRFLSCPSKPVFFKNIMNLIDVVAIAPYFITLGLDLAEHQGSSQQAASLAILRVIRLVRVFRIFKLSRHSKGLQILGQTLRASLRELGLLIFFLIIGVVLFSSSVYFAEVEDPNSEFSSIPDAFWWAVVTMTTVGYGDMCPTTIGGKFVGSLCAIAGVLTIALPVPVIVSNFNYFYHRENEEEENVQHVHVTCGLVEQPPFAGEGDSTRSNLSLSKTESYQESDDLETLTHPSANQSDVYVGKLTDV comes from the coding sequence ATGACTGTGGTGTCCGAGCACGATCACGAAGAGACTGTGGCCGTCACTCCTCTGCTCCAAGATGCTGCAGACTTGGAACCAGCGGACCAAGAGTGCAGCGAGAGGCTGGTCATCAACATCTCCGGCCTGCGCTTCGAGACGCAGCTGAAGACGCTGTCCCGCTTCCCGACCACACTCCTGGGCGATCCGCGTAAAAGGATTCGCTTCTACGACGCTCTGAGGAACGAGTACTTCTTTGACAGGAACAGACCAAGCTTTGACGCCATCCTCTACTACTATCAGTCCGGGGGGAGGCTCCGGAGGCCCGTGAGTGTTCCTGTGGATATTTTCCTGGAGGAGATAAAGTTCTACGAGCTGGACGAGGAGGTGATCGAACTTTTCAAAGACGATGAGGGCTTGCCCAGAGAGGAGGAACGCCCGCTGCCCTCCAACGAGTTCCAGCGTCAGGTGTGGCTCCTCTTCGAGTATCCAGAGAGCTCCGGACCTGCGCGGATGATTGCCATAGTGTCAGTTATGGTTATTTTAATATCCATTGTTATTTTCTGCTTGGAGACTTTACCCGAGTTTAAAGATGTCCCCCCAGAGCCCGATAACCACGCCAATGGAAGCGCGCACGGCAAAGAGCCCAGCCCGTTCACAGACCCCTTCTTCATGGTGGAGACGCTCTGCATCGTGTGGTTCTCCTTTGAGTTCATGATGAGGTTTCTGTCGTGTCCCAGTAAGCccgtattttttaaaaacatcatgaaCTTGATTGATGTCGTGGCCATAGCTCCTTATTTCATCACCTTGGGTTTGGATCTGGCAGAGCATCAGGGCAGCAGCCAGCAGGCTGCCTCTCTGGCCATACTAAGGGTCATCCGTCTGGTCCGTGTCTTCAGGATTTTCAAGCTGTCCAGGCACTCCAAGGGTCTGCAGATCCTCGGCCAAACGCTCCGCGCCAGCCTCAGGGAGCTGGGACTTCTGATATTTTTCCTGATCATCGGGGTCGTTCTCTTCTCCAGTTCTGTTTACTTTGCTGAGGTGGAGGACCCCAACTCCGAGTTCTCGAGCATACCCGATGCGTTCTGGTGGGCTGTGGTGACTATGACTACAGTTGGATATGGGGACATGTGCCCCACCACCATTGGAGGCAAATTCGTAGGATCTTTGTGCGCAATCGCCGGAGTTCTAACCATAGCTCTGCCCGTGCCAGTGATCGTTTCCAATTTCAATTATTTCTATCACAGAGAgaatgaagaggaggaaaatgTGCAGCACGTGCACGTGACCTGCGGGCTGGTGGAGCAGCCGCCCTTCGCAGGTGAAGGGGATTCCACCCGGAGTAACTTGTCGCTTTCCAAAACGGAGTCCTACCAGGAAAGCGACGACCTGGAGACCCTGACGCATCCAAGCGCGAATCAGTCAGACGTGTATGTGGGGAAACTGACGGACGtgtaa